The DNA region AACAAGTCCCCGGCCTTATGGCGCTACTCGACCGCTTCATCATCATGGACGATGTGGAGCTAGCCGACAGCAGCGCAACCCAATCCGGACTCTCCCTCTCGGGGCCTCAGGCTGCATCGCTGCTGGAGCATATCGGTCTCCCCGTTGCATCTCTCGGCAAACTTGAGCGGCAGATCGTTGCATGGCACTCCGCCGACGTCACCGTCATCCATGCCTACAGCCCTCTCGTCCCACGTTTCGAACTTTGGGCGACGCCAGCAACCACCGCTTTTCTCTCGCAGACCCTTCGCGATAGCGGAACGATCCTATGCGGCCCAGAGAGTCAGGAATGGCTGCGCGTGCTCGAAGGAACGCCGCGCTACGGCGCAGACATACGCGATAAGGAACTGCCGCAGGAGACCGGACAGACCCGCGCCCTGCACTTCGCCAAGGGCTGCTACCTTGGCCAGGAGATTGTGGAGCGCATCCGCTCACGCGGCAACGTGCACCGCGCCTTCACAGCATTCCGGCTGGAAGGAACTCTTCCCGAACCTGGGTCATCGCTTGAAGCAGACGGCAAGCAGATCGGCGAACTGACTAGCGTCGCCGCAATCCCATTCCCGACCGCTAACGGCGAGACGGTGCAGTTAGGTCTCGGTTATCTTCGCCGGGAGGCGCTGGAGCGCAACCTTCCGCTTCAATATGCCGGCGGCACCGCGCTGCCGATCGCCAGTCCTTTCACGGCTATTGAAGCCCGAGAATCCCAACCAGCATCTGAATCTTCAGAGAGAGTG from Edaphobacter paludis includes:
- a CDS encoding folate-binding protein, whose protein sequence is MKPPLTNPEISPSHAPASAGQLGALLHGAGLYPLDHVGWIRVTGEDRVRWLNGMVTNSIQALETGNGCYNFLLSVQGRIQGDAYIFAEPDALLLETVSEQVPGLMALLDRFIIMDDVELADSSATQSGLSLSGPQAASLLEHIGLPVASLGKLERQIVAWHSADVTVIHAYSPLVPRFELWATPATTAFLSQTLRDSGTILCGPESQEWLRVLEGTPRYGADIRDKELPQETGQTRALHFAKGCYLGQEIVERIRSRGNVHRAFTAFRLEGTLPEPGSSLEADGKQIGELTSVAAIPFPTANGETVQLGLGYLRREALERNLPLQYAGGTALPIASPFTAIEARESQPASESSERV